The stretch of DNA CTAACACACTGGCGAAGGCTGGGCATTCGGTTTTAGTCTTGGAGCATCATTACCAGCTGGGTGGCCTCGCTACTTGGTTTAAACGTCCCAGAGGTCACATCTTCGACATTTCGCTTCATGGCTTTCCTCACGGGATGCTGAAGTCCTGCCGTAAATATTGGACCAAGGAGATCGCGGATTCGATCGTCCAGCTAAGGGACGTGAGGTTTATTAATCCCCAGTTTGACGTCTGGACAACGTTTGCCCGGGACGACTTCAGTCGAATTCTGGAAGAGGAGTTCAAGATTTCCCGATCTACGGTTGAGGCTTTCTTTGAGCACCTGAGGGCGATGAACTTTTATGATCAGGACAATCGGACTACCGGCGAGTTGTTTGAGGAATTTTTCCCAGGGCGTTCAGATGTAAAACGTTTGCTGATGGAACCGATTGCCTATGCGAACGGTTCTTCGGAAGAAGATCCGGCGATTACTTTTGGAATCGTTTTCTCGAATTTCATGAGTAAAGGGGTGTTTACCTTTCAAGGTGGCACCGACGTTCTTGTTGGAAAGATGGAAGAGGAGCTTAAGGCCAATGGCGTTGATATTCGGAAGAAGGTTTTAGTTGAGAAAATTGAAGTAGAGGAAGTAGCCGGGAAGCCTGTTGTCAGGGGTGTGACTGCAAACGGTAGATTCATTCCAGCAAAAGCCGTTGTTTCCAATGCCAACGTCAAGAACACCACGCTGCGTTTGGTGGGGGATGAGTATCTGGATGACGAATACGCGGATGCGGTTCGCGGAGTCCGGGTCAACACGAGTTCCTGTCAGGTCTACATGGGCTTACGGAAGGGCGAATCTATTGAGAACATCGGGGACCTTGTTTTCACCTCCGAAGCTGAAAAGTTTTCGAGCGATGAACTGACGGATATCAACACGACTAGTCGGACTTTCTCAGTCTATTATCCGGACATGCGTCCACATTTGGATCCTCCTCGCTATTCGGTGGTTGCCTCTCTCAATGCAAAGTGGTCGGATTGGTCAGATCTCGACGAGAAAGCCTACCAAATCGAGAAGGACCGTTTGTGCGAGGAGTCCATCCTGTCTTTGGAAAAGTATCTTCCGGGAATCCGGGATAAGCTGGACCATGTGGAGGCGGCAACCCCTCGAACCGTGAACCATTACACCCGACATATCGGAGGCACCTCCTTTGGCACAAAATTTGAAGGACTTCAGGTATCAATGGACCTCCCTGAGAAAGTGCCTGGCCTGTATCATGCCGGAAGCGTCGGAATCATCATGTCCGGTTGGCTCGGAACCATCAATTACGGGGTGATCGTGTCGAGTAAGGTCGATCGATTCTTGGGAAGTAACTCAAAACCTGCAGTCGTGGCTAAATAGCGTAAAAGGCTTTGATCGAAGTTTCGCGCTGCTTACAAGATCAAGGACGAATTTTTCAAGCGATTTAGACTACAGAGCCGATTCAGCAGCAATCTTATGGGAGTGATCCAATGTCTTTAAAATGGATCGCTTCAATGGACTCACTGAGTTGATGGGCCTTGCCTGAGTAGATTAAGTAGCTTGAACAGACTTTGTCTGTGAGATCCTTAAATCTACTGATTCCTTTGAGGTGCTCTATTTTGAATGTAGCTGCAGCTTTGATCTCGATTGCCTGAAGGGATCGGCCTAATTGAATTAAGAGATCGACTTCATTGCCATTGCTATCTCTGAAGTAGTAAAGCCCGGCTACCCGGCCTTTGTTGTAATGGTTTTTCAGATAATCAATGACAGCCATGTTCTCAAAGATTTGGCCAACCAACGGGTCGCGTGTCACCTGTTGGGGCTCGCGTATGCCTAATAGGTAGCAGAGCAAGCCAACATCCGTAAAAAAATACTTCGGACTTTTGATTATCCGTTTCCCGAAGTTCTCAAAGTACGGCGGTAGCTTAAAGAGGATGAACGAAGCTTCGAGGATAGAGGTCCAGTTCCGTATTGTCTTTGCATCGACACCCACATCGTTGGCCAGGGAGCTGTAGTCAAAGATCTGACCCGTTCTTCCAGCAAGTAACTTTAGTGTTTTTTCAAAGAGGCTGGCATCCTTGAGATTGATCAGCTGACGGACGTCACGTTCGACATAAGTCTGATAGTAGTTCGCGTAGGCTGTGCTCGGTCGCTGTTTTTTCTCATAAATGCGCGGCATAAAGCCAGTGAAACAGTAGTCTTCGAAGCGTTCGAATTCGATTCCATCACTGCGTAGTTCATTGATAGAAAAAGGCAGTAGATTCAGGATGGCGGTTCGACCGGCAAGTGACTGCGAAATCGCCTCCCGCAGGCTGAGTTGATGTGAACCCGTAAGAACGAAACGGCCATTTTCCGATACGGAATCGACTTCAACTTGAATGTAACTCAGTAACTCTGGAGCACGCTGGATTTCGTCAATAATGACTTTCTCTGAAAATTGCTTCAGATAGGCTTTAGGGTCGTTTCGAGCGATTTCACGGGTTTCTGGGTCTTCCAAATTAGAATATGGGTAATCTTCGAGTGCTGTTCTAACCAGAGTAGTCTTTCCCGCCTGTCGTGGCCCAAGAACGGTTACTACAGGATACTCTTCGAGCACCCTTCGCAGTTCCTCTTCTATTTGCCGCCGAATCAGCATAAGTATACATTATTTATGTAAAACAGGAATTCAAGTCATAATTTGAATAATTCAAAGTTTTGATACTGTTTGTCGCTTCGATAGTCTTTCGCGTAGCTAGTAAGCGGATTGCCGGCTTGACCCTACAACCAAAAGTGAGTCTCGTTGGGGTTGAGCTGCAGGCCCGTGGTGTAATGGTAGCACCGCAGTTTTTGGTACTGCTTGTCGGGGTTCGAATCCCTGCGGGCCTGCCACTCATGAAGCCGTCTGGTCCTACCGTTCAGTCAATCGGCGAAGGTGTATTTGGACTCGCTCCTTGTCTTCTGGATAGGTTACGCCGAACCATTGACTATTACTTTCAAGGACAGGGCATTGAACCAGGCCTGAACGGATCCAACGATCCACAGCTTCTGGCAGATACCATTCCGATTTGGGGTCCTTCGATCTTTCGGTTAGAAAATCCTTAAAATCCTGCTCAAGGAGTGGGAACACAGCCGGGGTGAATCCCCAAAAATTCAGGGAGACAGAAGCGTTTTCATCCAGTTCTATTCGCGGTTGATGGGGTGGGGTTCCCCGGAGAATTTGGTCCTCGTCCCGACTGATTTCTTCGAACTCCTCAATTCGTTGAAGAAGATGATGTTCAACGGAGCAAATCCCACGATTGACGACCCCAAAGTCTGAGAGAGTGTTGCCGAGAGGGTAGGAGACCATCGCGGCTGCGATCTGGCCGGGATCTTGTTCGATGAGCCAGTCGGCGAGCGTCTGGTAGGCTTCCCTCCCGTAAAAATCATCAGCGTTGATCACGGCGAAAGGCTCATTGATGAGGGAGCGCGCGGCTCGGACCGCATGGGCCGTTCCCCATGGCTTCACCCGGTCCTTCGGGACGGAAAAATCAGGGGGAAGATCGCCTAGATCCTGGAACACATATTCAACCTCTACCTGAGAGAGAAAACGATCTCCGACAACTTCGCGGAAAGCCGATTCAATGTCCCTTCGGATAACAAAGACAACTTTGCGGAAACCAGCGGCTGAGGCGTCGGTTACGGAATAGTCGAGCATGATCTCGCCACTGGGACCCATTGCGTCGATTTGTTTGAGTCCACCATAGCGGCTTCCCATTCCAGCCGCGAGAATGACAAGAGTCGGTTTCACTTCCGAAGGCTCCGCGATGACCAGCTTGGAGGCAAGCCTATGGTCGATCGACGGGGTTTTATTCCCCCCTGAGGTCGTTTCGTTTCTGGTTCTGGCCTTTCGTAATGAGGGTTGGTCCGCAATACTGGTGTTTGAGTTTTTGATCCCATCTGGGATCTTTTCTCTTTGCTCCTAAGTGATACTAGTGAGAACAGTGGGGGTGCTCCTTCAATGACAGTTGGATAGATGAAACCAAAAACACTCTTGCAGGCTCTCTTTGTAGGGCTTTTCGCGATTGCCAACTCCTCTGTCTCTGAGTCGACAGAATTGCCAGATAGTGGTCAGTCAGCGACTGAGGTTTCAATTGCAGTAACACTTCTCGACCTTCTGGAAGTCAATGAACCAAGCCAAAGCTTTCGGGCTCGTGGTTTTCTTTCGCTTCGTTGGATCGATCCGGATATCCGTCTGGAGAATGTGGATCAGCCGGTGGAGCAGACGCTTTTGGGTTCACAAGCTCTGGCAAAATTGGAGAACATTTGGTGGCCTCAAGTTGAATTCATTAATGCGATTGGCGCGCGGACAGTGGAGAATCGAGAGCTGATTCTCAAGACTTCCGGAGAGAGAGAATACCGGGAGATCTTTGATGCGAGCTTCCAGAGCAGTTACGACCTTCGTAAATTTCCACGGGATTCCCAGCAATTGAAGATTGCAATCGAATCGTTCGCCCACCCAGAGGACCAGCTAGTTTGGGCCATCAATCGGGAACAGAGTGTGGTGGATGCTGCAGTAATAGATCATGTTGTCGAGTGGGAGGTAGTCGACCATTCCGCGGAGGTATTACACCGGAAGGAAGTCCGAGAAGAAACGGTTTTCTCTGAAGCAGTCTTCACGTATGACGTGGAACGAAAGATGTTTTTCTACTTCACCCGGATTTTCCTACCTTTTTCGTTTTTTCTTCTTCTTTCGACCTGTGTGTTCTGGATGGAGAATGACGCGTTGGATCGCCGGGTTAGTATCGTTTTCTCAGCAAATCTGACGGCGGTCGCCTTTAGTTTTTTCGTCTCGAGACAACTCCCAAGAGTTCCTTACCTGACCTTGATGGATCAGTTGATCATCTCCGGTTACCTGATGACAGGAATTTGCGTCGCCACCGTCATTGCTTTCGAAAGGGCCAAGATCAATGGGAACGAAAGGCTTTGGAAGTCAGGGAATTTTTTGGCGCGGTTTCTAATGCCGAGCCTTTACGTAATCGTTTGGGCTTCGATTTTAGTGGTCAGTTTGTAAGGACGGCCCGTTTTCATGTTTGCTCGTTAAAGCGCAGCTACAGCCTCTCAGCACGATTCAGGGGTAAAGGAAATTGCACCCGACCTTGCACCGAGCGTCTTGTATTTGGCTAAAATCGCTCCCGGTCAGGACGATCCGCCGTAGGGCAGCGGAAAGCGGCTGCAAAGTTCCAGAGCAATCTCTTTGGCCTCCCTGACCGCGTCGCTGCTGTCAGGTGCTCGGAGGACTGTGTCGATCGCGCCCCCGATCGCTATCATTTCCTCTTCACCCATTCCTCGACTGGTCACGGCAGGTGTCCCCAGCCGTAGCCCGCTGGTCTGAAAAGGACTCCGAGTCTCACCGGGAACCGTATTTCGGTTGGTGGTGATGTTGGCCTCGTCCAAACGGTTTTGAGCAATCTTTCCCGTTAGTTCCGGGTCGGTCCCTCTCAGGTCGATCAGGCAAAGGTGATTGTCCGTTCCGCCGCTCACGAGAGTATGCCCATTATCCGCCAGAAAGGCCGCAAGAGTTTTAGCGTTTGCTTTCACCTCCGCTTGATAAGCCTTGAATTCGTCTTTCATGGCTTCGCCAAAGCAGACCGCCTTCGCCGCGATCACGTGCATGAGCGGTCCGCCTTGAGTACCTGGAAAAACAGCCGAGTCGATTTTCTTTGCCCATTCTTCTTTGCAGAGAATGAGACCCCCCCGCGGTCCACGCAGTGTTTTGTGAGTCGTGGTCGTCACGAAATCTGCGTGGGGGACTGGGGATGGATGTTCCCCCGCAGCCACAAGACCTGCGATGTGCGCGATGTCGGCAAGAAGCAACGCTCCGTTCTCCCTTGCGATTTCTCCCATCCGGCCAAAATCGATTTCGCGCGCATAGGCAGAGGCACCCACGGTGATCATTTTTGGCTGAAACTCCTTCGCGCGAGCAGCTACCTTATCATAGTCTATGCGACCGGTCTCCGGCTCTACACCATAGTTTTCGACGGTATAAAGCTTTCCACTGAAGTTCATAGGATGACCATGGGTAAGGTGCCCACCGTCTGAGAGGTTCATCGTTAAGATCCGATCTCCAGCGTCGAGGGAAGCCAAATAGACCGCTGCATTCGCCTGACTACCCGCATGGGGCTGCACATTTGCATGATCCGCTCCAAACAGTTTCTTGGCTCTTTCGATAGCGAAGGTCTCCGCGCGGTCCACCACATCGCAACCGCCGTAGTAGCGCCTTCCGGGATAGCCCTCCGCGTATTTGTTCGTGAGAACGCTTCCGGTCGCCTCGATTACCGCCGGCAGAGTAAAGTTTTCTGATGCAATTAGCTCAATGTGGCACTGTTGCCGCTCACGTTCCTCTACGAGGACGTGGTAAAGCTCTGGGTCCAGGTTTGCCAGCGACTCAGACGATAGAGTGGGAATAGAAGTGTCGGTATCTCTGCTCATTTAGTTAAAAAAACGACTATGCGGGGAGACGTGGAATTTTCAACCTCCTCTTTGTGGGAAGACCTCTTGGTAAAGAAAGCGAAGCATACCGGGAATGGCATCCAGCAAACTATCGCGACACTTCACATATTCGTCGAGGTCTCCTCCGAACGGGTCGGGAACTTCCTTACTTCCAGACGAGGCATACTCGCGAAAGAGGCGTAGTTGGCCGTTGTGAGTGGGAAAAAGAGCCTCTATCATGCGGAGGTGCGCGGAAGTCATACAAAAGACAGCTGCAGATTGGGTGATTTGCTCGGGGGTCAATTGAGAGCTCTTGTGCTTAGAGAGGTCGATTCCTACCTTTTTCATGGCGATAATCGAGTTCTCCGAGGCTTTCGTTCCAGGCTGAGAAGCGATGCCAGCTGAGTCTACCCGGAAGGGCGGCTTGTTGTCCTCACCATCAAGTGCGTGGCGGAGAAGCCCGGCGGCCATTGGACTACGGCAAGTGTTCGCAGTGCAAACAACAGTAATAATGGATGGCTCCTCCGTCACTTGCGGGAGAAAAACCCAGAAACTTCAGGCCGTCAACTGGAGAGCGGTTCGATTGGATTTGTTCCTTCCAACTGATACGCGGTTCGAAGTGCGGCACCGTTGGTCACTGCTCTTGAAGAATCTTTCTTAGAAAGAGTCTTCTGTGCTGCGGGGATGGTCCGTGTTCCAGCAGGGCTCGGCGATGCACTGCGGTTCCATATCCTTTGTTCCGCTCCCACCCGTACTGAGGGTAAGACTTGCTGGCCTGAGACATCCAGCGGTCCCGTCCAACTTTTGCAACTACAGAGGCTAAAGCGATGGCTAGTGATCGGCTATCACCTTTGACGAGTGCTTCATGAGAAAAAGGGAACTTTTTCAGCGGTCGTCCATCAACAAGAATGGATGGGTAGGTATGAGCGGTTCTTTCGAACAGAGATTGCTCTTCGGCTTGAAGTGGAACCGAGAGCGCTTTGAGGGCTTTGCTCATTGCTAGTGTAGTTGCTCCAAGAATGTTGTGCTCTTCTATCTCAGCGACAGTGGAGACTCCCACCGATGAGAGAATTCCCAGAGATGCTCCTTGATTCGATAAATAGTCGCGAGCGACTCCCCGCTCTTTCTCAGAGAGCTTTTTTGAATCGTCGACGTGTGGAGCGGCAAGTGCCGTCCACGGCATGGAAAAGAGTGATTCGGGTAGGTAGACGGCCGCAGCAAACACCGGGCCGGCCAAGCAACCTCGGCCCGCTTCATCGACGCCGATTAACCCTCCACCCGTCCTCTTCCAAGAAAGATCGTGTTGCCATAGAATCTCCATTCCGACCTATGGATAGATCACGAGGATCAGCTCGCCTTCGTAGTCCCGCAGCCAGGCACGAATCTCGAGTGGTGTTGCCGACTGAGAAAATCTTTGCACCGCAAATTTCATATTCTGTGTGGGGGCAAAAAGGCGCATCTTACCCCCTCTCGTTCCTTCGCCGATTGTATAGGCATCTGCTACTGAAAATCCTTCCGGTGCCGCATCTTTTAGGGGATCCAGTCGCTCGACCTGAACCCGGATCGAAGAATCCAAATAGAATCGTGCGTTTTCGCGAAGGTAATTTGCCGTGTTGGGGATGAGCGGGGGTGGAATTACGATGACTAAGGGCCTAAGATCCTCGATGGTGCCAAACGAGATCCCTGAGACATACTCAAGCTCTTCGAGGCTAAAGAAGGGACGCATCGATATGATCCTTGAAGCGAGAACAGGTCCTATTCTTGGTAAGGCTTCAAGAGCGTCCTGATCAGCAGAATTGATGTCAACCAACCCGTTCGGATTCGTGAGATCTCGATCCTCACCTATCGCTGGTTTTGCTTGTTCAGACCATCCACCAACTCCTCTTCGTTTGGCTTGTCGTTCCATTTCCTCCAATTCAGAACGGTATTCCCAAACGGTTCCGCTGAGACCGGGCCATGGCGTATCCGGCACAAAACCGGAAGCTCGCGCCAGACCTCGCTGAACCAGTTCTTCAGCAAGGTTTTTCCCATCTTTCTCAACGATTGCACGATAGCGTGTGGTGGCCCCCCAGCCGTCGCTCCAATCGGTGTAAACCGTAAATGATCCAGAAAGGAAATCCTGTACGAAATCAGCCGCTTCTTCTCCCAATTCCATAGCCTTTCTGGATGAAATTGAAAAGTAGCGGGCCTGTCCCTGCACTCGTTCCGGATAGCGATCATTTGTCTCCGGAGTATCTACGTAAAAGAGCCGGAAGGTATACTCTTCCCCGTCGTAGCGCACCCGGAAAGAGTCTCCATCAGCGAAAGAACCTCGATCCAAGCGGACCCCTTCCAAGGTTTCCCAATCCGCAGCAGAGGCCACGCAAGGAAGTAGTGAAAGAAACAGTCCTGCAAATGCTGAACGAAGGACCGTGGTCAGGACCG from Verrucomicrobiota bacterium encodes:
- a CDS encoding NAD(P)/FAD-dependent oxidoreductase; this encodes MPLDRLKGIKDEYDVIVIGSGLGGLTAANTLAKAGHSVLVLEHHYQLGGLATWFKRPRGHIFDISLHGFPHGMLKSCRKYWTKEIADSIVQLRDVRFINPQFDVWTTFARDDFSRILEEEFKISRSTVEAFFEHLRAMNFYDQDNRTTGELFEEFFPGRSDVKRLLMEPIAYANGSSEEDPAITFGIVFSNFMSKGVFTFQGGTDVLVGKMEEELKANGVDIRKKVLVEKIEVEEVAGKPVVRGVTANGRFIPAKAVVSNANVKNTTLRLVGDEYLDDEYADAVRGVRVNTSSCQVYMGLRKGESIENIGDLVFTSEAEKFSSDELTDINTTSRTFSVYYPDMRPHLDPPRYSVVASLNAKWSDWSDLDEKAYQIEKDRLCEESILSLEKYLPGIRDKLDHVEAATPRTVNHYTRHIGGTSFGTKFEGLQVSMDLPEKVPGLYHAGSVGIIMSGWLGTINYGVIVSSKVDRFLGSNSKPAVVAK
- a CDS encoding ATP-binding protein gives rise to the protein MLIRRQIEEELRRVLEEYPVVTVLGPRQAGKTTLVRTALEDYPYSNLEDPETREIARNDPKAYLKQFSEKVIIDEIQRAPELLSYIQVEVDSVSENGRFVLTGSHQLSLREAISQSLAGRTAILNLLPFSINELRSDGIEFERFEDYCFTGFMPRIYEKKQRPSTAYANYYQTYVERDVRQLINLKDASLFEKTLKLLAGRTGQIFDYSSLANDVGVDAKTIRNWTSILEASFILFKLPPYFENFGKRIIKSPKYFFTDVGLLCYLLGIREPQQVTRDPLVGQIFENMAVIDYLKNHYNKGRVAGLYYFRDSNGNEVDLLIQLGRSLQAIEIKAAATFKIEHLKGISRFKDLTDKVCSSYLIYSGKAHQLSESIEAIHFKDIGSLP
- a CDS encoding sugar phosphate nucleotidyltransferase — protein: MKPTLVILAAGMGSRYGGLKQIDAMGPSGEIMLDYSVTDASAAGFRKVVFVIRRDIESAFREVVGDRFLSQVEVEYVFQDLGDLPPDFSVPKDRVKPWGTAHAVRAARSLINEPFAVINADDFYGREAYQTLADWLIEQDPGQIAAAMVSYPLGNTLSDFGVVNRGICSVEHHLLQRIEEFEEISRDEDQILRGTPPHQPRIELDENASVSLNFWGFTPAVFPLLEQDFKDFLTERSKDPKSEWYLPEAVDRWIRSGLVQCPVLESNSQWFGVTYPEDKERVQIHLRRLTER
- the glyA gene encoding serine hydroxymethyltransferase translates to MSRDTDTSIPTLSSESLANLDPELYHVLVEERERQQCHIELIASENFTLPAVIEATGSVLTNKYAEGYPGRRYYGGCDVVDRAETFAIERAKKLFGADHANVQPHAGSQANAAVYLASLDAGDRILTMNLSDGGHLTHGHPMNFSGKLYTVENYGVEPETGRIDYDKVAARAKEFQPKMITVGASAYAREIDFGRMGEIARENGALLLADIAHIAGLVAAGEHPSPVPHADFVTTTTHKTLRGPRGGLILCKEEWAKKIDSAVFPGTQGGPLMHVIAAKAVCFGEAMKDEFKAYQAEVKANAKTLAAFLADNGHTLVSGGTDNHLCLIDLRGTDPELTGKIAQNRLDEANITTNRNTVPGETRSPFQTSGLRLGTPAVTSRGMGEEEMIAIGGAIDTVLRAPDSSDAVREAKEIALELCSRFPLPYGGSS
- a CDS encoding low molecular weight protein arginine phosphatase — protein: MTEEPSIITVVCTANTCRSPMAAGLLRHALDGEDNKPPFRVDSAGIASQPGTKASENSIIAMKKVGIDLSKHKSSQLTPEQITQSAAVFCMTSAHLRMIEALFPTHNGQLRLFREYASSGSKEVPDPFGGDLDEYVKCRDSLLDAIPGMLRFLYQEVFPQRGG
- a CDS encoding ribonuclease HII, whose protein sequence is MEILWQHDLSWKRTGGGLIGVDEAGRGCLAGPVFAAAVYLPESLFSMPWTALAAPHVDDSKKLSEKERGVARDYLSNQGASLGILSSVGVSTVAEIEEHNILGATTLAMSKALKALSVPLQAEEQSLFERTAHTYPSILVDGRPLKKFPFSHEALVKGDSRSLAIALASVVAKVGRDRWMSQASKSYPQYGWERNKGYGTAVHRRALLEHGPSPQHRRLFLRKILQEQ
- a CDS encoding helix-hairpin-helix domain-containing protein; the protein is MDFDLAIQLHRRLSSVLTTVLRSAFAGLFLSLLPCVASAADWETLEGVRLDRGSFADGDSFRVRYDGEEYTFRLFYVDTPETNDRYPERVQGQARYFSISSRKAMELGEEAADFVQDFLSGSFTVYTDWSDGWGATTRYRAIVEKDGKNLAEELVQRGLARASGFVPDTPWPGLSGTVWEYRSELEEMERQAKRRGVGGWSEQAKPAIGEDRDLTNPNGLVDINSADQDALEALPRIGPVLASRIISMRPFFSLEELEYVSGISFGTIEDLRPLVIVIPPPLIPNTANYLRENARFYLDSSIRVQVERLDPLKDAAPEGFSVADAYTIGEGTRGGKMRLFAPTQNMKFAVQRFSQSATPLEIRAWLRDYEGELILVIYP